The Streptomyces sp. CC0208 genome window below encodes:
- a CDS encoding ScbR family autoregulator-binding transcription factor, which yields MPRQLRAEQTRATIITAAADLFDRRGYESTSLSDIVAHARVTKGALYFHFAAKDDLAHAIMEIQSRASRQLAGDVDARGYTSLEALVRVTFGIARLSVEGPVLRAGLRLATGGVEVRPPLRHPFTEWLDLATGKLLGAVKEADLHPDTDVDAVAHSLVCFFVGTRVVGRHLEPVGRQPRRLAEMWHVMIRGLVPVPRRARYLALVSQLEQESRSSG from the coding sequence ATGCCGAGGCAGTTACGCGCTGAACAGACCCGAGCGACGATCATCACGGCCGCCGCCGATCTGTTCGACCGTCGCGGCTATGAATCGACCAGTCTCAGCGACATCGTCGCGCACGCCCGAGTCACCAAAGGCGCGCTGTACTTCCACTTCGCGGCGAAGGACGACCTCGCGCACGCGATCATGGAGATCCAGTCGCGGGCGTCGCGGCAGCTGGCGGGGGACGTGGACGCCCGGGGGTACACCTCGCTGGAGGCGCTGGTCCGCGTCACCTTCGGGATAGCGCGCCTGTCGGTCGAGGGACCGGTGCTCCGGGCCGGGCTGCGGCTCGCCACAGGGGGAGTCGAGGTACGGCCGCCGCTGCGGCACCCGTTCACGGAGTGGCTGGACCTGGCCACGGGGAAGCTGCTGGGGGCGGTCAAGGAGGCCGACCTCCACCCGGACACCGATGTGGACGCGGTGGCGCACTCGCTGGTGTGCTTCTTCGTCGGGACGCGGGTGGTGGGACGGCATCTGGAGCCGGTGGGACGGCAGCCGCGGCGGCTCGCGGAGATGTGGCACGTGATGATCCGGGGGCTGGTGCCGGTGCCTCGGCGGGCGCGGTATCTGGCGCTGGTCAGTCAGCTGGAGCAGGAGTCCCGGAGCAGCGGGTGA
- a CDS encoding ScbA/BarX family gamma-butyrolactone biosynthesis protein yields the protein MPELRQFAQARPGAGPLTATVPREFVHRVAVAEILLTGWARTDTDRFAITAQWPRVHQLHVSPDRSAYEPLLVAETVRQCGALLAHAEYEVPLGHQFVLKELRVDTRPEHLAVGTAPAEPVIDITAAEVRRRAGRPAALRYDAAVRLGGERVATGRISVTWTNESVYRRLRGGRTADVGALRLPRPLPPPLPADTVGRALAADVLLSPAARPGRWRLRVDTAHPVFFDHPLDHVPGMLLLEAALQTVRAHGGRERRVPTSFHATFHQYAELDQPVWTEVSGEDGTDVQVIARQGESVVFECLVGAVAG from the coding sequence ATGCCAGAGTTACGGCAGTTCGCGCAGGCCCGGCCCGGTGCCGGGCCCCTGACGGCGACCGTACCCCGGGAGTTCGTGCACCGCGTGGCCGTCGCGGAGATCCTCCTCACCGGCTGGGCCAGGACGGACACCGACCGGTTCGCCATCACCGCACAGTGGCCGCGCGTCCATCAGTTACACGTGTCTCCGGACCGCTCGGCGTACGAGCCGCTGTTGGTCGCAGAAACGGTCCGCCAGTGCGGGGCGCTGCTCGCCCACGCGGAGTACGAGGTCCCGCTCGGCCATCAGTTCGTCCTGAAGGAACTGCGGGTCGACACCCGCCCGGAACACCTGGCCGTCGGCACCGCACCCGCCGAACCCGTCATCGACATCACCGCCGCGGAGGTCCGCCGCCGCGCCGGCCGCCCGGCCGCACTGCGCTACGACGCCGCCGTACGCCTGGGCGGTGAGCGGGTCGCGACCGGCCGTATATCCGTGACCTGGACGAACGAGTCCGTCTACCGCCGGCTGCGCGGGGGACGTACCGCCGACGTCGGTGCCCTGCGACTGCCGCGGCCGCTGCCACCGCCGCTGCCCGCCGACACGGTCGGCCGGGCCCTCGCCGCCGACGTCCTCCTTTCGCCCGCCGCACGCCCCGGCCGTTGGCGGCTGCGCGTGGATACCGCTCATCCTGTTTTCTTCGACCATCCCCTGGACCACGTCCCCGGCATGCTCCTGCTGGAGGCCGCCCTCCAGACCGTACGGGCGCACGGCGGGCGCGAGCGCCGGGTGCCGACGTCGTTCCACGCCACGTTTCACCAGTACGCGGAGCTCGACCAACCGGTCTGGACGGAAGTGAGCGGGGAGGACGGCACCGACGTACAAGTGATCGCGCGGCAAGGGGAGTCGGTGGTCTTCGAGTGTCTGGTGGGTGCCGTCGCAGGGTGA
- a CDS encoding ScbR family autoregulator-binding transcription factor has product MARQERAIRTRRTIVEAAGAVFDEHGYAASTIAMVLERADVTKGALYFHFPSKESLAQAVLDEQLPLGAVPPHPCKVQEIVDTTFVFGQRLRTNSLLKGSVRLTVDQCAPPGVDHTGPFRQWSEHVVSLLQEAREQGELLPTVALRDTADLLVGAFAGVQLMSRALHGREDLAHRISVMWAHMLPSIVVPGLLVGLDSRPDRGARVLASLGSGELVGAQA; this is encoded by the coding sequence ATGGCGAGACAGGAGCGCGCCATCAGGACACGCAGGACGATCGTGGAGGCCGCGGGCGCCGTCTTCGACGAGCACGGGTACGCCGCGAGCACCATCGCGATGGTGCTGGAGCGGGCCGACGTCACCAAGGGTGCGCTGTATTTTCACTTCCCCTCCAAGGAGTCCCTGGCCCAGGCGGTGCTCGACGAGCAGTTGCCGCTGGGTGCCGTACCGCCGCATCCGTGCAAGGTGCAGGAGATCGTCGACACGACGTTCGTCTTCGGGCAGCGGCTGCGGACCAACTCCCTGCTGAAGGGAAGCGTGCGACTGACGGTGGACCAGTGCGCGCCGCCCGGTGTCGATCACACGGGGCCGTTCCGGCAGTGGAGCGAGCATGTGGTGTCGCTGCTGCAAGAGGCGCGGGAACAGGGCGAGTTGCTGCCCACCGTCGCGCTGCGGGACACGGCGGATCTGCTGGTCGGGGCGTTCGCCGGAGTGCAGTTGATGTCACGGGCGCTGCACGGGCGGGAGGATCTCGCGCACCGGATCTCCGTCATGTGGGCTCACATGCTGCCCAGCATCGTGGTCCCGGGGCTGCTGGTCGGCCTCGACAGCCGACCCGACCGCGGGGCACGGGTGCTGGCGTCCCTCGGGAGCGGTGAACTGGTGGGCGCCCAGGCCTGA
- a CDS encoding S8 family serine peptidase has product MRTSPSLRRKLISAAAVSAALLSVGTASVAVAQDTPAQEAAVPAALTEAAPGIQAERLIVGYKSGAAEATSNKAAEADAAAKDADFQRRLGTGAALVDLGADPSKAEVADAVAEFKADPQVAYVVPDRLNKPQADPNDTEYAKQWDLFESTAGMNVPAAWPTSTGSGVTVAVIDTGYVTHSDLAANIVGGYDFISDTAVSVDGDGRDSNPADPGDYYAANECGSGIPASSSSWHGTHVAGTIAAVTNNGKGVAGIAYGAKISPVRVLGKCGGYDSDIIDGITWASGGTVSGVPANTNVAKVINMSLGGDGACTSATQTAINNAVSRGTTVVVAAGNDNENVSGHSPGNCNNIISVAATNRSGAKASYSNYGSLVDISAPGGQTSTGTANGILSTLNSGASTPSSESYAYYQGTSMATPHIAGLVALVKSANPALTPAQIETAIKNNARPLPGACSGGCGAGLADAAKTVAAVSGGGTTTGTTFSSTTAVAIPDNGSAIESSIAVSGRSGNAPSTLQVGVDITHTYRGDLVIGLVAPDGTVYSLKAASSSDSADNVNTTYTVNASSEAANGTWKLRVQDTAAQDTGTLNGWKLTF; this is encoded by the coding sequence TTGCGTACCTCCCCCTCCCTGCGGCGGAAGCTGATATCCGCCGCCGCCGTCTCCGCGGCCCTCCTCTCCGTCGGTACGGCCTCCGTCGCCGTCGCCCAGGACACCCCCGCCCAGGAGGCCGCTGTCCCGGCCGCGCTCACCGAGGCCGCCCCCGGCATCCAGGCCGAGCGCCTCATCGTCGGCTACAAGTCCGGCGCCGCCGAGGCCACGTCGAACAAGGCCGCCGAGGCCGACGCCGCCGCCAAGGACGCCGACTTCCAGCGCAGACTCGGCACCGGGGCCGCCCTCGTCGACCTCGGCGCGGACCCCAGCAAGGCCGAAGTGGCCGACGCCGTCGCCGAGTTCAAGGCCGACCCGCAGGTCGCCTACGTCGTACCGGACCGCCTCAACAAGCCGCAGGCCGACCCGAACGACACCGAGTACGCCAAGCAGTGGGACCTGTTCGAGTCCACGGCCGGCATGAACGTGCCGGCCGCCTGGCCGACGTCGACCGGCAGCGGTGTCACCGTCGCCGTCATCGACACCGGCTACGTCACCCACTCCGACCTCGCCGCGAACATCGTCGGCGGCTACGACTTCATCTCCGACACCGCGGTCTCCGTCGACGGCGACGGCCGCGACAGCAACCCGGCCGACCCGGGCGACTACTACGCCGCCAACGAGTGCGGCTCCGGCATCCCGGCCTCCAGCTCCTCCTGGCACGGCACGCACGTCGCCGGCACCATCGCCGCGGTCACGAACAACGGCAAGGGCGTCGCGGGCATCGCGTACGGCGCGAAGATCTCCCCGGTGCGCGTCCTCGGCAAGTGCGGCGGCTACGACTCCGACATCATCGACGGCATCACCTGGGCGTCCGGCGGCACCGTCTCCGGCGTGCCCGCCAACACCAATGTCGCCAAGGTCATCAACATGAGCCTCGGCGGCGACGGCGCCTGCACCTCGGCGACCCAGACCGCCATCAACAACGCCGTCAGCCGCGGTACGACCGTGGTCGTGGCCGCCGGCAACGACAACGAGAACGTCTCCGGCCACTCGCCGGGCAACTGCAACAACATCATCTCGGTCGCCGCCACCAACCGCTCAGGCGCCAAGGCCTCGTACTCCAACTACGGCTCCCTCGTGGACATCTCGGCACCCGGTGGCCAGACCAGCACCGGAACCGCCAACGGCATCCTGTCCACCCTCAACTCCGGTGCCTCGACGCCTTCTTCGGAGTCGTACGCCTATTACCAGGGCACCAGCATGGCCACCCCGCACATCGCGGGCCTGGTCGCGCTGGTCAAGTCGGCGAACCCCGCGCTGACCCCGGCGCAGATCGAGACCGCCATCAAGAACAACGCCCGCCCCCTGCCGGGCGCCTGCTCGGGCGGCTGCGGTGCGGGCCTCGCGGACGCGGCGAAGACGGTGGCGGCCGTGAGCGGCGGCGGTACGACGACGGGGACGACCTTCTCCAGCACCACCGCCGTCGCCATCCCGGACAACGGCTCGGCGATCGAGTCCTCGATCGCCGTCAGCGGCCGCAGCGGCAACGCCCCCTCCACACTCCAGGTCGGCGTCGACATCACCCACACCTACCGCGGTGACCTGGTGATCGGCCTCGTCGCCCCGGACGGCACGGTGTACAGCCTGAAGGCGGCGAGTTCCTCGGACTCCGCGGACAACGTCAACACCACCTACACCGTGAATGCCTCCTCCGAGGCGGCCAACGGCACCTGGAAGCTTCGCGTCCAGGACACGGCGGCGCAGGACACGGGCACGCTCAACGGCTGGAAGCTCACCTTCTGA
- a CDS encoding lytic polysaccharide monooxygenase, translating to MPWTTARRTSAAAAAALTPFLLTVFAAAPAQAHGAPTDPVSRVFACSPDGDSTGTPACRTAVAANGSPFTAWDNLRVANVNGRDRQTIPDGKLCSGGLPAYRGLDLARSDWPATRLSPGATLTMKYVSTIPHTGTFRMYLTEPGYDPSKPLKWSDLPEQPFAQAKDPALTNGAYRIRMTLPKDRTGRQVLYTIWQNSSTADTYYSCSDVVFPAAAGKGGGEASAAASPTRSKAAEKKPAQSPTPAAPAVTPSPTPSVARSAGAAVPDSTPVAADADPGSGPSAPMMAGGAAAVLVLTGGAALALRLRRR from the coding sequence ATGCCCTGGACCACCGCCCGTCGTACCAGCGCGGCGGCCGCCGCCGCCCTGACCCCGTTCCTGCTGACCGTGTTCGCGGCGGCGCCCGCGCAGGCCCACGGCGCTCCCACCGATCCGGTCAGCCGGGTCTTCGCCTGCTCCCCCGACGGTGACTCCACGGGCACGCCCGCCTGCCGGACCGCCGTGGCGGCGAACGGCTCGCCCTTCACGGCGTGGGACAACCTGAGGGTCGCGAACGTGAACGGCCGGGACCGGCAGACGATCCCCGACGGGAAGCTGTGCAGCGGCGGCCTGCCCGCCTACCGAGGCCTCGACCTGGCCCGCTCCGACTGGCCGGCCACCCGCCTGTCCCCCGGCGCGACCCTGACCATGAAGTACGTCTCGACGATCCCGCACACCGGCACGTTCCGCATGTACCTCACCGAGCCCGGCTACGACCCGTCGAAGCCGCTGAAGTGGTCCGATCTCCCGGAGCAGCCGTTCGCCCAGGCCAAGGACCCGGCGCTGACGAACGGCGCGTACCGGATCCGGATGACGTTGCCGAAGGACCGCACGGGCCGGCAGGTGCTGTACACGATCTGGCAGAACAGCAGTACGGCGGACACGTACTACTCGTGCTCGGACGTGGTGTTCCCGGCGGCGGCCGGCAAGGGCGGGGGCGAGGCGAGCGCCGCCGCGTCGCCGACCCGGTCGAAGGCGGCGGAGAAGAAACCCGCGCAGAGCCCGACGCCGGCCGCTCCCGCCGTCACGCCCTCGCCGACGCCGTCCGTGGCACGTTCGGCGGGTGCCGCCGTGCCCGACTCCACTCCGGTGGCGGCCGACGCCGATCCCGGCTCCGGTCCTTCCGCGCCCATGATGGCGGGCGGCGCCGCCGCGGTGCTGGTGCTCACCGGGGGCGCCGCCCTGGCGCTTCGTCTGCGCCGACGCTGA
- a CDS encoding DUF6230 family protein, protein MASSVGTTSETPESGSAPEAPGSSARRGRVRGRRAAIMAVPAVAITAGLAIMTAEGALGAQFAISGMPFTVTAESLDGTGFEQFGGLDNMADNSPNAGDTGGQVLVVTSAIKSATLSKLCQSVDLGGTNLKIEAGSGERKVEATDLTTDSTEMSGNAAFRNIEIGNDASTLTKAGVKGPLGVFSQQADTVHIDTLRQTNYATTAGVFKLPGLKLSFSSKAC, encoded by the coding sequence ATGGCCTCGTCCGTCGGCACCACCTCCGAGACCCCTGAAAGCGGTTCCGCACCCGAAGCCCCCGGCAGCTCCGCGAGACGCGGGCGGGTCCGGGGCCGCCGGGCCGCGATCATGGCCGTACCGGCCGTCGCGATCACCGCGGGGCTCGCGATCATGACCGCCGAGGGTGCTCTGGGTGCCCAGTTCGCCATCTCCGGCATGCCCTTCACGGTCACCGCGGAAAGCCTCGACGGCACCGGCTTCGAGCAGTTCGGCGGCCTCGACAACATGGCGGACAACAGCCCGAACGCCGGCGACACCGGTGGTCAGGTGCTGGTCGTGACCTCCGCCATCAAGAGCGCGACCCTTTCCAAGCTGTGCCAGAGCGTCGACCTGGGCGGCACCAACCTGAAGATCGAGGCAGGCTCCGGGGAGAGGAAGGTCGAGGCCACCGACCTGACCACGGACTCGACCGAGATGTCCGGTAACGCCGCCTTCCGCAACATCGAGATCGGCAACGACGCCAGCACCCTCACCAAGGCGGGGGTGAAGGGCCCCCTCGGCGTCTTCAGCCAGCAGGCCGACACCGTGCACATCGACACCCTGCGGCAGACCAACTACGCCACCACGGCAGGTGTGTTCAAGCTGCCCGGCCTCAAGCTGAGCTTCAGCAGCAAGGCCTGCTGA